The region TCGGCCGCGGCGGCCGGCGACTCGGCGCCGAGCAGGTGGGCGGCGGCGGGCGCGGGGACGGCGAGGACCACGGCGTCGGCGTCGAGGGTGCGGTCGCCCAGGCGGATCCGCCAGCCGTGCGGCCCGGTCCTGTGCAGCTCGCGCACCCGGGCGCCGGTCTCGATGACGACACCGGCGGCCCGGCAGGCGTCGGCGACCGCGAGCGGCAGCCGGCCGACCCCGCCGCGGATGCCGTTGAAGACCGGCCCGCTGCCGGCCGAGGCGGCGGCGCGGCGCTGGACGCCGCGGGCGGCCTCGATCAGCGAACGCCCGCCGCGGGCCGCGGCATAGAGCTGGGGCACGGCGGCACGCAGCGAGATCTCGTACGCGTTGCCCGCGTAGACCCCGCCGAGCAGCGGTTCGACCAGCCGGTCGACGACCTCGCGGCCGAGCCGGGCGGCGACGAAGGCGCCGACGCCCACGTCGCCGTCGATCCGGGTACGCGGCAGGACGTGGTCGAGCGGCAGCCGGGCCAGGCCCGCGGCGGAGAGCACGCCGGAGGCGGCGAGCGGGCCGAGGTCGCCGGGGACGCCCATCACGTGGCCCTTGGGCATGGGGCGCAGCCGGCCGCGGGTCCACAGGGTGGCGCCGAGCACGGCGGGCGGCTCCAGGTCGTCGCCGAGGCCGACCTCGCGGGCGAGGTCCACCGCTTCGGGGCGGCGGGCGAGGATCGATTCGGCGCCGAGGTCGACCGGCACCCCGGCGATCTCGTCCGCGTGCAGCTTGCCGCCGAGCCGGGGCGAGGCTTCGAGCAGGGTCACCCGGGCGCCGGCGCCGGCCAGCCGGTGGGCGGCGGCGAGTCCCGAGATGCCGCCGCCGACGACCACCACATGTCCCCCGGCGGGTCCCGCCGCCCGGTCGTGGGCTGCTGCCGGACCGCTGCCGCTGTGCGTGTGGCTCATGCCTCCACTGTCTCAGACTCCGGATCGAGTTCCGACCGTGACGTCTTCGGTACCGCGGAACGGCAACGGGACCGCGGCGGCGCCCGTCAAACCGGCGCTATCGCACAACGGCCCTGTCCTTGGGGGGAATTGAGATGAGACTCAGTACGAGACAGCACGCGCCGCGGGCCCGTCGCCGGCCGCGTGCCGCCGTCTTCGCGAGCCTGCTGCTGGCCGCCGTGCTCGGCGTCGCCGGATGCGGCGCGTCGTCCGACAGCAGCACGGCCGACAAGGCGGCGGCGCCGGCAGCGGCGGCGAAGGGCGCCCAGGAAGGCGCGCCGGACGCCGACAGCGGCAACAGCAGCGGCGGCGGCTCGGACAGCGGGGCCGCGACGGAGAGCGCCGGGGGAAGCGGGGGCACCGGGAGCAGCGCCCCGGCCGCCGCCGCGCCCTCCGCGGGCGCGAAGAAGGCCCCGGCGCTGGCCCCGACGTATCTGGTGCGCACCGCCGACCTGAGCATCCGCACCCCTCATGTCGCGGACGCGTTGGAGCACGCCAGGGCGCTGGCCGACGGCGCGGGCGGCTGGGCGGGCGACGAGAACACGGCGGTGGACACGGCCGGCCACACCACCTCCACCATCGAGCTGCGGGTGCCGCCGGCGGCGTACGACAAGCTGCTCGACGACCTCAGCGGGCTCGGCAAGCTGCTGGGGCGCAAGGTGAGTGTTCAGGACGTCACCGGCCAGGTGGTGGACGTGCAGAGCCGGGTGAAGTCGCAGCAGGCCAGCGTCGACCGGGTGCGGAAGCTGATGGACCAGGCGTCAGGGCTCAGTGACGTGGTCTCGCTGGAAAGCGAACTGAGCACCCGTGAGGCCGCGTTGGAGGCGCTGGAGGCCCAGCAGGCGTCCTTGCGGGCACAGGCGGACCTGGCCACGGTGACGCTGCGGCTGAGCGAGCCGCCGGTCAAGGCCGCGCCGCACGTGGCCCCGAAGCCGGAGAAGGACGGCTTCTGGACGACGGTCGGCCACGCGCTGCGCGGCGGCTGGCACGCCTTCTCGGTGACGGTGCGGACGGTGCTCGTCGTGCTGTCCGTGCTGCTGCCCTTCCTCGCCCTCGGGGCGCTGGTCTGGGCGGCGTACCGGCAGGTGCGCCGGTGGTGGCCGCGGGCCGAGCCGACCGCGCCGGACCGGTCGCGGACGGCAGGCGGGCTGCCGGAGTATCCGCGGGAGCGGGCCGCCGGCCGGCAGGCCGAGGAGGAGGCGGAGCCGCAGGAGGAGCACGGCCCGCCGGTCGGCTGACCGGGGGCCGGGGCTCACCGCCCGGGACCGGCGCTCAGGCCGCCGCGGTGCTGCGGTGGACGAAGTCCACGAGGCGGCTGAGGGCGTCCGGGTCGGTACTGGGCAGGACGCCGTGGCCGAGGTTGAAGATGTGGCCGGTGCCGGCCGCGGCCGCGGCGTCCAGTACCTCGCGGGTCTTCGCCTCGACGGCCGCGGTCGGGGCGAAGAGCACCGCCGGGTCGAGGTTGCCCTGCAGCGCCTTGCCGTGGCCGACCCGGCGGGCGGCCTCGTCCAGCGGCACCCGCCAGTCGACGCCCACGACGTCGGCGCCCGCCTCGCCCATGAGGCCGAGGAGTTCGCCGGTGCCGACGCCGAAGTGGATGCGGGGCACCCCGTAGCCGGCGACGGCGTCGAAGACCTTCACCGAGGAGGGCATCACATGGCGCCGGTAGTCGGCGGGCGACAGCGCGCCGACCCAGGAGTCGAAGACCTGGACCGCGCTGGCGCCGGCCTCGATCTGCACCTTCAGGAAGGCGGCGGTGATGCCGGCGAGTCGGTCGAGCAGGTCGCGCCACAGCTCGGGGTCGCCGTACATCATGGCCTTGGTGCGCTCGAGGTTGCGGGACGGCCCGCCCTCCACGAGGTAGCTGGCCAGGGTGAAGGGGGCGCCGGCGAAGCCGATCAGCGGGGTCTCGCCGAGTTCGGCGGTGAGCAGGCCGACGGCCTCGGTCACATAGCCGACGTCGGTGGGCTCCAGGTCGCGCAGCCGGGCCAGGTCCTGCCGGGTGCGGATCGGGTCGGCGACCACCGGGCCGACGCCCGGCTTGATGTCCAGGTCGAGGCCGATCGCCTTGAGCGGCACCACGATGTCGCTGTAGTAGACCGCCGCGTCCACCCCGTGCCGCCTGACCGGCTGGAGGGTGATCTCGGCGACCATCTCGGGCCGCGTGCACGACTCCAGCATCGGGACGCCCTCGCGCAGTTTCAGGTACTCGGGCAGCGACCGCCCCGCCTGCCGCATGAACCATACGGGGGTGTGCGGCACCGGTTCGTTCCGGCAGGCACGGATGAAAGGGGAAGCAGCGGTCTGCTGGGGCGTACTCACATCCGGCATCCTCCCACGGCGGCGGTGGGCACCAGTTCCGGGGCCTCGGGTGTTGTTGCACACGCGAGGGGCGTCGGCGGCCTAGTCTTCCGGGCATGGCAGCGGTGCATGGGCAGCTCGGCGAGGACGACGGGATCCCTTTTCCTTTTCGGCATGCGGTGGACGCGCTGCGAGCGGCGCGAGTGCGGTCCGAGGTGCGGATCGAGGAAGTGACGGCGCCACGCCGGCTGGCCTCGTACGCGTACGCGCTGGAGGCCACGGTGGTGGCCGACGGCGAGGAGCTGGCCGACGGGCGGGTGGTGCTGCTGCACGAGCCGGCCGGGCACGACGCCTGGCGCGGCACTTTCCGGCTGGTGACGCTGGCCCGGGCGGACCTGGAGCCGGAGATGGCCGGCGATCCGCTGCTGCCCGAGGTGAGCTGGTCCTGGCTGACCGGGGCGCTCGCCGCCCGCGGCGCCGACCACGACGAGCCGAGCGGTACGGTCTCGCGCGCGTCCTCGCACTTCTTCGGCGGGCTCGCGGACCGTCCCGACGAGACCAGGATCGAGCTGCGCGCCTCGTGGTCGCCGCGGGAGCGCGCCGGCGGGGTGATCGACGGTTCGGCGCATCTGGCGGCCTGGTGCGACCTGCTGTGCACCTGCGCGGGCCTGCCGCCCGCCGAGGGTCCCGACGCGCCGGTACGGGGTACGGCCGGCGTGGTGCCGCTGCCGAAGCGGCGCACCTGACGCGCGGGCCGCGCGCGTCCGCACCCCTTCTCCTCCTGCATGTCCGTGCCCGCACCCGTCCCTGCCCCGGGCGCCGCTCACCGGCGTCCGGGGCACACCTGTGCCCCGGGTGCTCTGGCGTTCGATCGGCCGTCCGATTTGCCAGGATTCATGCTCAATAAAACGTGATCTTTCCCTAAAGCCCGGAGCGATTACTGCCGAAGGAGACTGTGACCGTTTCAGTCCCCTTTGCACAGGAGGCCCGGTGTCCGTTCTTCTCGAGCAGCCCACGAGCCTGGTCGCCTACCGTCCCAGCAAGCCGACGGCCATGGTTGTCGTAGCCGACCCCCGCGTCCGCTCCACTGTCACCCGACACCTGTGGGCACTCGGGGTACGCGATGTCATCGAGGCCTCGTCGATCGCCGAGGCACGGCCCCGGGTCGGTAATCCCCGCGACATCTGCGTCGCCGACGTCCATCTCCCCGACGGTTCGGGGCTGACCCTGCTCGCCGAGACC is a window of Streptomyces sp. NBC_01477 DNA encoding:
- the hemG gene encoding protoporphyrinogen oxidase — encoded protein: MSHTHSGSGPAAAHDRAAGPAGGHVVVVGGGISGLAAAHRLAGAGARVTLLEASPRLGGKLHADEIAGVPVDLGAESILARRPEAVDLAREVGLGDDLEPPAVLGATLWTRGRLRPMPKGHVMGVPGDLGPLAASGVLSAAGLARLPLDHVLPRTRIDGDVGVGAFVAARLGREVVDRLVEPLLGGVYAGNAYEISLRAAVPQLYAAARGGRSLIEAARGVQRRAAASAGSGPVFNGIRGGVGRLPLAVADACRAAGVVIETGARVRELHRTGPHGWRIRLGDRTLDADAVVLAVPAPAAAHLLGAESPAAAAELDSVEYARMALVTMAYRRSDLHRLPESSGFLVPPVDGRTIKASTFSSRKWGWLDAAGGDTAVLRTSVGRHGDEADLAWDDTDLVRLSREDLAEAVGLRAAPVAARVTRWDAGLPQYPVGHLDRVARIREQVGKLPGLAVCGAVYDGVGIPACVGSGHRAASEVLGTLVPGGAGGAGE
- a CDS encoding DUF3000 domain-containing protein — encoded protein: MAAVHGQLGEDDGIPFPFRHAVDALRAARVRSEVRIEEVTAPRRLASYAYALEATVVADGEELADGRVVLLHEPAGHDAWRGTFRLVTLARADLEPEMAGDPLLPEVSWSWLTGALAARGADHDEPSGTVSRASSHFFGGLADRPDETRIELRASWSPRERAGGVIDGSAHLAAWCDLLCTCAGLPPAEGPDAPVRGTAGVVPLPKRRT
- a CDS encoding DUF4349 domain-containing protein, with product MRLSTRQHAPRARRRPRAAVFASLLLAAVLGVAGCGASSDSSTADKAAAPAAAAKGAQEGAPDADSGNSSGGGSDSGAATESAGGSGGTGSSAPAAAAPSAGAKKAPALAPTYLVRTADLSIRTPHVADALEHARALADGAGGWAGDENTAVDTAGHTTSTIELRVPPAAYDKLLDDLSGLGKLLGRKVSVQDVTGQVVDVQSRVKSQQASVDRVRKLMDQASGLSDVVSLESELSTREAALEALEAQQASLRAQADLATVTLRLSEPPVKAAPHVAPKPEKDGFWTTVGHALRGGWHAFSVTVRTVLVVLSVLLPFLALGALVWAAYRQVRRWWPRAEPTAPDRSRTAGGLPEYPRERAAGRQAEEEAEPQEEHGPPVG
- the hemE gene encoding uroporphyrinogen decarboxylase, coding for MPDVSTPQQTAASPFIRACRNEPVPHTPVWFMRQAGRSLPEYLKLREGVPMLESCTRPEMVAEITLQPVRRHGVDAAVYYSDIVVPLKAIGLDLDIKPGVGPVVADPIRTRQDLARLRDLEPTDVGYVTEAVGLLTAELGETPLIGFAGAPFTLASYLVEGGPSRNLERTKAMMYGDPELWRDLLDRLAGITAAFLKVQIEAGASAVQVFDSWVGALSPADYRRHVMPSSVKVFDAVAGYGVPRIHFGVGTGELLGLMGEAGADVVGVDWRVPLDEAARRVGHGKALQGNLDPAVLFAPTAAVEAKTREVLDAAAAAGTGHIFNLGHGVLPSTDPDALSRLVDFVHRSTAAA